TCGGTTTCCGCCGTAAATTCATGGTTTCGCGGGGATAAGTGGAATATGCCGTTTTGTACATCGCTTAGTTCTTTGAGCATCTGCGAGCGGGCAGGCAAATAAGTAAGCATTATTACCAGGCCAATCACGGACAGGGTCCCAAAAAATATTTTTAGCTGAGGGACAAATTTGATAAGCATTTGATGCCAACCTCTTGGGGTTGCAGTTAAGAATCGACTCTAATTGTAATTATACTGAAAATAAATTAAAAAAAAAGGGAATTTTTAAATTGTCCCCAACATCTACATATTTTTAATCGCCATATTCGATCAGGCGGTCCAATATTAATCCGAAAAAGCTCTCGGTATCCGCGGATGTGAAAAACCAGCCCATATGGGTGAGGCAGGCCCGGCAAAGGGCAACCTGCCACATATAGCCGGCAAACCAGACGAATTCATCGGTCGGGGTGCCGACTGCGCCGCACCCCTCTGCTTCTTTGAAGCAGCCGATATCGAATACAATTCCGTGGGGATTGGCAAACGTGTGCTGATAGGCTCCGTTTATAGAGATTCTGGCCGATTTGGGGGTTATTGGGTTTAAGCATTGCCGGCAGAAAAAAAAAGGCGCCTCTTTTTCTTCTTCCTGCGCCTTTTCCGCTTCCTTAATATCGGCCTGAGAATTTCCATTTCTCAGGGATGTTTTAAAAAAATAAGTATTTAGCAATGCCCTGGGTCCCCGGCGCTTGAAAAATCATATAATAAGCATAAATTAAAAGAACCAATAAGGATTGTCAACCAGGGCAAGCCGTCCATTAAAGGCACTGAAGGAAAAAACGAACAATGGTTTCAGGTTTCGGGTTTCAGGTTTCAGAAAAAAACCCATTGAACTGTGAACCGTGAACTGTGAACCCCAAGTTACTTAAAAAATTATGATACGGCGACAGGGGACTCGGATTAAATGTGCGGAATCTACGGGATTGTTTCAAACCAATTGACATCCGCCCGGATTCGTTATTTGCTCGCCCGGATGCGCCATTGCCTGCGTCACCGGGGGCCGGATGATTTAAAAGAAAATGTATACCCGGTCAACAATACCGCGGTTGGCCTGGGGTTTACCCGTCTTTCCATCCTGGATCTGGATACCGGCATGCAGCCGATTCAGTGCCCCGCTGATGAGACGGCCATTGTCTGCAACGGCCAGATATATAATTATCTTGAGCTCAAACAAAGCGTTTCTTCCGAGCCCTTCGTATCCAAAGGCGATGCGGAGGTGGGGCTTCATCTTTATCGGAAAAAGGGGCCTGCGTTCTTAAATGAATTAAACGGCATGTATGCCGGTGCGATTCTGGACCCACTGAAACAACGGCTTTTACTGTTTCGCGACCGGTTCGGGATTAAACCCCTCTACTTTTGTGAAAATAACGGCCGATTTGCTTTCTCCTCCGAGATCAAAGCGCTTTTTAACGGCGCGGAAATGGAGAAAACCTTAAACCGTAAAAATCTGTTCACATATTTTACCTATCGATACGTGCCGGGCAGCGAAACCATGTTCCAGGGGATTCAAAAGCTTCCGCCCGGGGCGTTTCTGGATTATGATCTCGCGTCCGGAACATATTCGATCAAAAGATACTGGGATTACCGGCTGGATCAGGTAAATCCGGATATGGATGTGGAAGATGCGGCTGACCGTTTCTATGAACTGTTTTCAGATGCGGTTCGGATAAGGCTTCGCTCGGATGTTGAGGTCGGCTGTCTGCTCAGCGGCGGGATAGATTCCTCTGCTGTCTGCGCTCAGGCTGCCATGAGCCGGCCGCTTTTAAAGTTGTTTACCATTGGTTTTGGCGTGGATAAATATGATGAGCTGCCTTTGGTCAGAGAGTTTCTGGCCGATCATCCCCGGCGTTTCAAGGATACCCGGCTTTTTTCAGGGGATTGCCGACAGGAAATGTTAAATGAGCTGCCTGCGCTTGTGGCCGCCATCGAGGAACCGATCTCTTTGGGTACCATCCTGCCCACGGATCAGGTCTGCCGGATGGCAAGTGAGAAGGTAAAAGTTGTTTTGACAGGGGAGGGGGCGGATGAAATATTTGCCGGATACAGAAAGTTCATGATTGAGATGGCCGCCGCCCATTATCCGGAATTGCCGAAGGATCAGCAGGAGGCCCTGATAAAGGCTTACCCTGAGTTAATGGCATACATAAGCAACAGGGATTCGGATCCGGCCCGGCGCTATATCCAAACCGAGGCGCTTTTTGACCCGGAAGAGATTAGCCGATTAACCGGGATGGAGCATTCCGGTCCGTTTTTTCCGGAAGATGCCCGGCCCTGTTTAAGCGGCAGTGAGCATCCGGTAAACCAAATGATCGGCTTTGAAACCCGGTTTCGCCTGCCGGATTACGTGATACTCCGGCTCGATAAACTATCCATGCGCCATTCCCTGGAAACCCGGACTCCGTTTCTGGATTATCGGCTGGCCGAGTTTGCCGCCTCCCTGCCGGTGCATTTAAAAGTCAACCTGGCAGCGGATCGGGAAAAATATATCTGCAGCCATGCGTATTTAAAGCACGGACTCATGAATAAAAAAAACGCCTTCCGAAAAAAGCAGCCGTTTACCATCCCCGTCGCCCATTGGCTGGCGGATGCGAAAACCCGGCCGGAGTTTGTGGATGAAATTTTATCCGGCGACATGATCCGTCGGCAGGGAATTCTAAATCCAGACTTTGTATCGCAAATCGGCCGACAGGTAAAAACCGGGGGGGTTGGTCCGGAAACGCTGGTTTCAGAGGCAGATCGCTTGTTTGCCATCATTGTTTTTACCCTCTGGTACGATACATTTTTCATGTAAGGCAGATATGGCACTGAACAATCAAGGCGGCAACCCTGATTTTAATCAATTACTGACGGTGTTTAAGCGGCATTACCTGTCTGTTTTATCCGGCTTAACCGGCGGGAGGCAGCGAAGCTACGGATTTGAATATGAATTTTTGCCTGTTCGCCCGCTTTCTATGGATGATGTCGCTGCAGTTGGGCCTTGCCTGACTGAACTGGGGTTTTCGCCCAGAAAAAAGGATTTTATCCACCCGGATCTCGGCATGTGTGTTGACTTTGAACCCGGCGGGCAAATCGAGTATTGCAGTCCGCCGCTTAAAAGCGATGACCATCAAAGGTTTGCGAAGCTGATCTCGCTTATTCAGACCACCAACGCGCAAATCAAATCAAAGTTGGGCATTGAATATATTGGCACCGATTTTTTGCCCGGAAGGACTGGCGCCCCCTTATGCTTGAGTTCAGAGCGATACCGGCAGCTCCATGAAAGGCTTTCGCAGGTAGGCAGCCGGGGGCTTGAAATGATGAAGGGGACGGCCTCAATTCATCTGCATGTGGTGATATCCAATTTTGACAATCTGCTGCCGTTATTCAATGCGCTTTGCGAATTATCTGTGGATAAGGATTTTCGGATGTCATGGCACAGACGCCACATATGGGATCATACGGATGCCACCCGCTGCGGTCGTCCACCGTGCTGCTTTGCCAACCTGGAGACAGCGGATCAATTGATCCATCGATTAATCGGTTTTGCCCTGCGGGCAGAGGTGCTTGGCGAGGAGGTTCCGTTTGCCAAAACCGCCGATCAATCCTATGAGGCATTTCTAAATCATATGACAACCGTGTTTACCGATATTCGATTTAACCTGAAAGGGCCGACCCTTGAACTGCGGACGCTTGACAGTATGCCGGTATCCCGGTTCAGGGAAAAATGGCAAAAATTTATTCAAATAATGGAAGAGATCTAAAAGGAGGGATTGGTTTATGCCGGAAATCGAAATCTATACATCAAGCACTTGCGGATACTGCAAACAGGCCAAAAAACTGCTTGACGGCAAGAATGTGGCCTATGATGAAAAGGTAGTGGATGCAAATCCCCAAGTTATTGCCGAGGCGGTTAAACGCTCCGGCGGCAGACGGACCGTGCCCCAGATTTTTATCAATGGCCAGCATGTGGGCGGCTATGACGAGCTTGCTGAATTGGACAAGGCCGGTAAGCTTGATCCGCTGCTGAGTGACAATTAACCCCAATCCTGTAGAGCTAACGGGATCCCCGGCGTCTTTTTGATGAATTGCGGTCAAGGGCTGTCAGGATAATAAAGGGGAAGGTGATTACATATTCAAAAATAAACCCGATCGGTATCATGATAAAAATTAAGGGCAGTTTGATGCAGTAGAAATGGAGAGTTTTATAGATTTTGTAAAGTCTGTCGGATAAACTGCGGGAGTCCATATTTAACCCCTGTATGAGAAAAATGAGCCCTGAATAAACAAGCCTTGCAATTTGCCAAAATTGCAAGGCTTAATTTTAAAAGTGGTGCCGAAGGCCGGATTTGAACCGGCACGGGCGTAACCCACTACCCCCTCAAGATAGCGTGTCTACCAATTCCACCACTTCGGCACTATTGGGATTGCGGTGTCTGCTGGGCTGGGGCGGTTTCCTGGGCGTTTTCCCCTTCATCCCCGGTATTTGCCGCTGATTGGGAATCGGCGTTTTCAGATGTCTGTTCGGGTGAAGCTGCATCTGCCGGCAGAGTTTGGGTTTGGGTCTGCTGGGCAGCGGGTTTGACATTGGAGACCACGGATTCATCGCCGCTTTTGGATATATAGGCCAAGCTCAGGGATGTCAGCATGAAAATTATCGCCGCCACAGTTGTGGCTTTGCCCAGAAAAGTCGTTGCGCCGGTATTTCCAAAAAGGGTTTGGTTGCCGGCCCCGCCGAATACAGCGCCCATGTCTGCGCCCTTGCCGGTTTGCAAAAGCACAATCGCAATCAGCGAAAAACAGACAAGCAGATGTAAGATAATAATTAGTATAGCCATGCGTCAGGTGTCTACTGCCTAAATTTTTGATTATTGGTAATGAATAATTTCACTAAACGTTTCAGGCTTAAGGCTTGCGCCCCCAACAAGCGCCCCGTCAATATCCGGGCAGGCCATGAGTTCGGCAATATTATTGGGTTTAACGCTTCCGCCGTAAAGGATGCGGATACTTTCTGCCAGTTGACCGTCAAAGGCTTTGGCGATTTGTTCCCGGATATATGCATGGGCTTGCTGGGCCTGATCCGAAGTGGCCGTTTTGCCGGTACCGATCGCCCATACCGGTTCATATGCAAGCACCGGGGGATTATCCGCATCGAAATTTATATTCTCTAACCCTTTTTGTATCTGTTTGTCAAGTACTGAAAATGTTTTTCCCGCATCCCGTTCAGATTCTGTTTCCCCGACGCAGATCACCGGAATCAGGCCGGCATCCATGGCCGCCGGGATTTTTTTATTGATCAGGGCATCGGTCTCACCGAATAACTGCCGTCTTTCCGAATGCCCGATAATGACGTACCGGCAGCCGGCGGAGGCAATCATCGGGGCGGATATTTCACCGGTATACGCGCCTTCAGATTCCCAGAAAAGATTCTGCGCCCCAAGTTCAATCGGGGAGTCCGCGATAATTTCAGAAACCGTCGTCAGTGCGGTAAACGGCGGGGCGATCATCATGTCAACCGTTTCATTTTTCTCAACTAAAGCGACCAACTGACTGGCGGTTTCCGCAGCTTCCGGACAAGTTTTAAACATTTTCCAGTTGCCGGCGATAAGCGGTTTACGTGATGCCATGGGCGACCTCCTGGGAAGAAGACTTATTTACAATTTGGCTGCGACCAGCTCGGCCAGATCCACCATACGCTCGGAATAGCCTGCTTCATTATCGTACCATGAAAGGACTTTGACCATGTTGTCCATCATATATGTAACCTCGGCGTCGACAATGGAGGAGAGTTTGGAGCCGTTAAAATCACAGGACACCAGAGGCTCCTCGCTATAGCCGAGAATCCCGGCCAGCGCCCCTTCAGATGCGGATTTCAATGCGCTTTTAACCTCCTCGACGCTTACGCCGGATTTATTCAGATTGGCGACCAGATCGACGATTGACACATTGGGCGTGGGCACGCGGATGGCAAGCCCGTTTAATTTGCCCTGAAGCTCGGGTATCACCACCCCGACAACTTTGGCAGCGCCGGTGGTGGTGGGTATCATGGAAAGGGCGGCTGAGCGCGCGCGGCGAAGATCCTTGTGCGGGGCATCCAGCAGACGCTGGTCACCGGTATAGGAATGGATTGTGGTCATAAGGCCGGATGTAATGCCGAACTCATCATGTAAAACCTTGGCCACCGGTGCCAGGCAATTGGTGGTGCAGGAAGCGTTGGACAGAATATGATGGCTGTCCGGATCATATGTTTCCGCATTGACCCCTATGACAACCGTCAGGTCCGGCTCCTTGGCCGGGGCGGAGATAATCACTTTTTTCGCCCCTGCTGCCAAATGTTTGGACGCCCCCTCACGATCCCGGAAAAGGCCGGTACACTCTGCCACGATCTGGACCCCGTAATCTTTCCAGGGAAGCGCCGCCGGGTCTTTTTCGGCGTGCACGGCGATTGATCGGCCATTGACTTCAATCGCATTGTCTTTGGGCACAATGGGAACATCCAGGTTTGGGTGCACTGAATCAAATTTCAGCAAATGGGCGAGGGTGGCCGGATCCATCAAATCGTTGACTGCCACGATATCAATATCCGAACGATTCAAAGCGGCCCTGAAAATCATTCGACCGATTCTGCCCATACCGTTAATTGCAATTTTTGCGCTCATAAGAACCTCCTTTGAATATTTTGCCCATTATCATCGCATCCTCTCCGGAATCCGTGTAATAAGCGGGGCGCCTGCCGATTACGGAAAATCCCGCTTTCTCATACAAACGGATGGCCGCAAGGTTTGCCGGCCTTACTTCCAGAAAAGCATTATCTATCGATTCAGGAATCTGGTCCAGGCACTGATCGAAAAATGCTGATGCAATGCCTTTGCGGCGGTGGGTTTCGCTCACCGCCACCTTCAGCACATGCAGGTCCCCGGCAATCAGGCGAAAACAGAAATAACCGATGATTTTCCCCTGCACGGATTTTAACACATAGTTATAGGCATATTCCTGGGCCAGTTCGTTAACAAAGGCCAATATGCCCCATGGATTTTTAAAGGCCTGGTTCTCAATGGCCGCCACATCCGCCAAATCATGCAGGCCCATCGGCATCAGTTGTATCCGCTTCATTCGCGCTTATTGCCTTTAACCAGTTCACTGGCCAGGGAAATGCTCTTTTTGCCATAGGTTTCAATGGTTTTTCCCATGGCATGGAGGTCGGTCTCCTTTTTTCTCAGATTTACCGCCTTTATCAGCATGGGCAGATTGACCCCGGAAATCACCTCGATTTTTCCTTCTTCAAGGAAGGAATAGCTCAGGTTAGACGGCGTGCCGCCGAACATGTCGGTCATAATCAGGATGCCGTCATTTTGGCTGACTTCACTAATTCCATTATTAATCTTTTTTCGAAGCTTTTCAACATGCTCTCTGAGATCGATGGAAACAGCTGCAACAGCTTCCAGCCGGGTATCAAAAATGGTTTCCGCCGTATCAATGAGTATATCGCCGAATTGACCGTGCGTGACAATGACAATGCCTACCATAGTTCTCCTTGCATCATGCGTTCACATTAATATCGCGATGGGTGATATGGATCGGCCGGCCCGGCCGTTTGATGTTTTCGCAAATGGCCTCCGCAATCACAACGGATCGATGCTGGCCGCCCGTGCAGCCGATGGCAATGGTTAAATAGGCCTTCCCCTCCTTTTCATACAAGGGAATAAGGAAATTTAAAAGGCTCTGGAACCTGTCGATAAATTCGCGGGCGACCGGATTGTTTAACACAAACTGCTGAACTGTTTCGTCCCGGCCGGTTTTGGTTTTCAGGTGAGGGACAAAAAACGGATTTACAATAAACCGGACATCCATAATGATATCCGTATCCGGGGGAATGCCATGCTTAAAGCCGAAGGATATTACCTGGATCCGCATCGGGATGGCATCCAGACTGCTCTTGACGATATCAAAGATAATCGACTTCAGGTCATGGATATTGTATTTGGTCGTATCCAAAACGCGCGTGGCCGAGTTTCTTAATGGCTCCAGCAGCTTTTTTTCCTCACGGATACCCTCCAAAAGGGGCTTGTCCTGGGCCAGGGGATGGTGGCGCCGGGTTTCGCTGTAGCGTTTGACCAGCGCCGTTTCCTCGGCCTCCAGAAACAGAATTTCAAAATTGTAATTTTTCTGGCGGAGTTCATCAAGCACCGGCCCATAGGTGGACAAAAACCGTTTTTCGCGCAAGTCCATGACAAATGCAAATCCATGAATATCCGAATCCCGCTGAATCGGAAGCTCCAGAAATTTGGGCAGCAGCTCGGCCGGCAGATTATCCACGCAGTAAAAGCCGGCATCTTCTAAAGCCGCTATCGCCGTGCTTTTCCCTGAACCGGACAGACCGGTGATGATAATAATTTTTAGTTTTTTCATGGGAGCATCATGGGATCATATGATTTGATTGCTTGCGGCTTTTGCAGAATTTTTTGATTGACGGTTCGGCCTGCAGGGGACGGCCGGTGATGTGCGCGCTAGAATTCCTCATCGACTTCCTGTATGGTCCGGATTACATCATCTGTTTCAGCGGCTTCCAACAGCCGGGTTTTAAACCCCTCGTCTTTTAAGAGTTTGGATATTTGGGCCAAAAGTCGTAAATGAATACCGGCTGAATTATCCGGCGTCAATAATAGAAAAAAGATGTGCGTCGGTTTTTTGTCAATGGCGTCAAAGTTAACCCCCTTGCGGCTGAGGCCAAAGCCCAGGATAAGCTCAGAGAGGTTTTTAAGCTTGCCGTGGGGAATCCCGATCCCTCCGCCAATGCCGGTGCTTCCCAGATGTTCGCGTTCAATAAGTACCCGGACCAGTTCTTTATGATCCACCTGGGTGATCCGGGATACCGGCAGCGTCAGTTCTTCCAGCACGCCCTTTTTATCCGTGGCCTGAAGATCGGTGTTAATGGTTTCTTTATATAAAAAATCCAGGATGTTCATATGGCTGAAGATTTCGTGTCTGGGCAAAACAGTTGATACCGTTTGCGGGTTAAAAATTATTAGAGCGGCTGGATGAGGCCGATATCCCCGTCATTTCGCCGATAGATGACATTGATCTGATTGGTCCGGGCATTGGTAAAAACCAGAAAATTGTCCGGGATCAGTTCCAGCTGCATGCTGGCCTCTTCAATGTCCATGGGTTTGTACTCGATATTTTGAACCCGTATCCGGGGGGGCGCGTCTTCTTCAGCTTCTGCCGCCGGGCCGGGGTTGGGGGCTTGCTGCATGGCCATTTCCTTCATTTCGCCGCGCGGCCCCTGCCGGTGCTTGCGGATTTTCTGTTTATTTTTTTTGAGTTGTTTTTCCAGTTTATCAAGCGCCAGGTCAATGGAGGAGTACATGTCGTTTGACTCTTCCCGGCAGTTCAGATTCAAACGGTCGCCGATAAGCTTGATCTCCGTGATATGCCGAATTTTTTCAACAGACAGCACCACATTGGCCTCCGCCGGGTTGTCCAACAGTTTATCGAACTTCTGGAGCTTGTTCGTGACATAGGATTTAAGGTTTTCGGAAGGCTCAATGTTTTTAAATGTCACGGATGTTTGCATATTTATTCCTCCCTAGAATTGTTTCCGTTTGCTGGATGAGAGAATCCCTAAATTCTCGCGGTACTTCGCTACCGTCCGGCGGGCAATGTCGATATCCTGCGCTTTAAGCATTTCAGTGATTTTTTTGTCACTGAACGGTTTTTTCGGGTTTTCCGACTCAATCATTTTACGGATCTCCGCCTGCACGCTGGCAGACGCAATGCTTTCCCCATGGGAGCGATGGATCGAACTGTTGAAGAAAAACTTCAGTTCAAAAATGCCTTGCGGCGTATACGCATATTTGTTGTTGGTCACCCGGCTGATGGTGGACTCGTGCATTTCAATGTCATCGGCCACATCCCGGAGCACCAGGGGTTTTAGATGAGAGATGCCGTATTCAAAAAAATTCCGCTGGAATTTAACAATGCTCTGCATGACATTATATATGGTTTTTCTCCGGTGCTGGATGCTTTTGATCAACCATTCCGCTGACCGAAGCCGGTCTTTGAGGTAATTTTTGGCTTCATCCGAAATCTGTTCCCCTTTCTTGGCCGCCTTTTTATAATAGGAATTGATCTGCACCCGGGGCATGTCGTCCTCATTTAGCATGATAACGAAATCATCTTCATACTTATAGACATACACATCCGGTACAATATATATTTGCTCATTCTCGGCAAACGGGTCGCCGGGTTTGGGATTCAGGCGCTTGATCAAATTAACCGCGGCAATAACATCATCTAAATGGGTATTCAATGCTTTTGCAATAATTTTATACCGTTTATTTTCAAGATCTTTGATATGATCCGAGATGATCCGGACCACCAGCGGGTCATCAATGCCGAGATGGGCGGCCTGAATCAGCAGACACTCCTTCAGATCACGCGCGCAGATACCCGGCGGATCAAATGTCTGCATCAATTCAAGCACCGGTTTGACCTTACTCGCCGACATATCGGCCATTTGGGCGAGTTCCGCCACACTTAAATCCAGATACCCGTCCTCATTGATGCTGCCGATGATATAGCTCCCGATGGTTTCCTCTTCTCCCGTGGGTTTGGTCATCAACAGCTGCCATCTCAGATGATCGGCGAGCGAGGTCTTGCTTGCGGTAAACGCCTCATAATCCGGGGCTTCTTTTTTTTCGGATTCAAAATGAACCTTGCCGGTGGAGCTGAATTCATCCATGTAGTTCTGCCAGTCGGCAAAGTCTTCAAATTTTTCTTCAATCGAGACCTCCTGGGGGGACTCATCTTCTGCTGCTGGCGCCTCCGCCGCTTGTTCGGCATCCATCTCCTGCTCTTCTTCCAGCGTGGGGTTGGTTTCCAGCTCCTGCTGGATCGTTTCAACCAACTCCATGCGCGAGAGTTGAAGCAGCTTAATGGCCATCTGCAGCTGGGGCGTCATGACCAGCTGCTGCTGCAGACGGAGGTTTTGTTGAAGTTCAAGCGCCATATTAAAGTCTAAACTGCTCTCCCAGATAAATTTGTCTTGCGGTCGGACTGTTGGCGATCACCTCCGGGGCGCCGGATTCAATAATCCGGCCCTCGCTCAGAATGTAGGCCTGATCGCATACGCCCAGGGTTTCCCGGACATTGTGATCTGATATCAGAACACCGATGCCGCGCTCCGAAAGGTGATGAATGATATTCTGGATATCGATGACCGCGAGCGGATCAATGCCGGCAAACGGCTCATCCAGCAGAATGAAGCTCGGATCTGTGGCCAGGGCGCGCGAAATCTCAAGGCGGCGGCGCTCACCCCCGGACAGCACGCCGGCTTTTTGATGCATCAGCCGGTGAATGCCAAGCTCTTCCAAAAGCGCCTCGGCTTTTTGCCGCTGTTCGTTTTTATTTGAGGTTAGGGTCTCCAGAATCGCCATGATATTTTGATAAACCGTTAGCTTGCCGAATACAGAGGCTTCCTGGGGCAGATACCCGATCCCCTTTCGCGCCCGCTGATGCATGGGATAGCCGGTAATATTTTCTTCGTCCAAAAAAACCTCGCCGCGATCCGGCCGGATCAGCCCCACGGTCATATAAAACGTCGTGGTTTTACCCGCCCCGTTAGGCCCGAGCAGTCCAACCGCCCTGCCGCTATGGATATCCAGGTCAACGGCGTCCACGACCCGTTTGCCATTATAAATTTTTACCAGATGTCTCAGAGATAGAACCGTCATAAAAGGGGTGCCGGTATTTAATATCTGCTTTTCGGTTTCAGTTGTTTGCCTCCGGTTTTGTCTGCCGGCGCTTTTCAATTTGGCGAATTATCGCATTTACGCGCTGCTCCGGGGCGCCGTCAACGATTATTTCACCGGTTTTTTGGTTAAAGGTGATTTTGCTGCCGGACACCACGTTGTTTTCACTCTTAATTTCAACTGTTTTACCGGTC
The DNA window shown above is from Desulfobacterales bacterium and carries:
- a CDS encoding cereblon family protein, with amino-acid sequence MLNTYFFKTSLRNGNSQADIKEAEKAQEEEKEAPFFFCRQCLNPITPKSARISINGAYQHTFANPHGIVFDIGCFKEAEGCGAVGTPTDEFVWFAGYMWQVALCRACLTHMGWFFTSADTESFFGLILDRLIEYGD
- the asnB gene encoding asparagine synthase (glutamine-hydrolyzing); translated protein: MCGIYGIVSNQLTSARIRYLLARMRHCLRHRGPDDLKENVYPVNNTAVGLGFTRLSILDLDTGMQPIQCPADETAIVCNGQIYNYLELKQSVSSEPFVSKGDAEVGLHLYRKKGPAFLNELNGMYAGAILDPLKQRLLLFRDRFGIKPLYFCENNGRFAFSSEIKALFNGAEMEKTLNRKNLFTYFTYRYVPGSETMFQGIQKLPPGAFLDYDLASGTYSIKRYWDYRLDQVNPDMDVEDAADRFYELFSDAVRIRLRSDVEVGCLLSGGIDSSAVCAQAAMSRPLLKLFTIGFGVDKYDELPLVREFLADHPRRFKDTRLFSGDCRQEMLNELPALVAAIEEPISLGTILPTDQVCRMASEKVKVVLTGEGADEIFAGYRKFMIEMAAAHYPELPKDQQEALIKAYPELMAYISNRDSDPARRYIQTEALFDPEEISRLTGMEHSGPFFPEDARPCLSGSEHPVNQMIGFETRFRLPDYVILRLDKLSMRHSLETRTPFLDYRLAEFAASLPVHLKVNLAADREKYICSHAYLKHGLMNKKNAFRKKQPFTIPVAHWLADAKTRPEFVDEILSGDMIRRQGILNPDFVSQIGRQVKTGGVGPETLVSEADRLFAIIVFTLWYDTFFM
- a CDS encoding glutamate-cysteine ligase family protein, whose amino-acid sequence is MALNNQGGNPDFNQLLTVFKRHYLSVLSGLTGGRQRSYGFEYEFLPVRPLSMDDVAAVGPCLTELGFSPRKKDFIHPDLGMCVDFEPGGQIEYCSPPLKSDDHQRFAKLISLIQTTNAQIKSKLGIEYIGTDFLPGRTGAPLCLSSERYRQLHERLSQVGSRGLEMMKGTASIHLHVVISNFDNLLPLFNALCELSVDKDFRMSWHRRHIWDHTDATRCGRPPCCFANLETADQLIHRLIGFALRAEVLGEEVPFAKTADQSYEAFLNHMTTVFTDIRFNLKGPTLELRTLDSMPVSRFREKWQKFIQIMEEI
- the grxC gene encoding glutaredoxin 3, whose translation is MPEIEIYTSSTCGYCKQAKKLLDGKNVAYDEKVVDANPQVIAEAVKRSGGRRTVPQIFINGQHVGGYDELAELDKAGKLDPLLSDN
- the secG gene encoding preprotein translocase subunit SecG; its protein translation is MAILIIILHLLVCFSLIAIVLLQTGKGADMGAVFGGAGNQTLFGNTGATTFLGKATTVAAIIFMLTSLSLAYISKSGDESVVSNVKPAAQQTQTQTLPADAASPEQTSENADSQSAANTGDEGENAQETAPAQQTPQSQ
- the tpiA gene encoding triose-phosphate isomerase; protein product: MASRKPLIAGNWKMFKTCPEAAETASQLVALVEKNETVDMMIAPPFTALTTVSEIIADSPIELGAQNLFWESEGAYTGEISAPMIASAGCRYVIIGHSERRQLFGETDALINKKIPAAMDAGLIPVICVGETESERDAGKTFSVLDKQIQKGLENINFDADNPPVLAYEPVWAIGTGKTATSDQAQQAHAYIREQIAKAFDGQLAESIRILYGGSVKPNNIAELMACPDIDGALVGGASLKPETFSEIIHYQ
- the gap gene encoding type I glyceraldehyde-3-phosphate dehydrogenase, translated to MSAKIAINGMGRIGRMIFRAALNRSDIDIVAVNDLMDPATLAHLLKFDSVHPNLDVPIVPKDNAIEVNGRSIAVHAEKDPAALPWKDYGVQIVAECTGLFRDREGASKHLAAGAKKVIISAPAKEPDLTVVIGVNAETYDPDSHHILSNASCTTNCLAPVAKVLHDEFGITSGLMTTIHSYTGDQRLLDAPHKDLRRARSAALSMIPTTTGAAKVVGVVIPELQGKLNGLAIRVPTPNVSIVDLVANLNKSGVSVEEVKSALKSASEGALAGILGYSEEPLVSCDFNGSKLSSIVDAEVTYMMDNMVKVLSWYDNEAGYSERMVDLAELVAAKL
- the rimI gene encoding ribosomal protein S18-alanine N-acetyltransferase, which translates into the protein MKRIQLMPMGLHDLADVAAIENQAFKNPWGILAFVNELAQEYAYNYVLKSVQGKIIGYFCFRLIAGDLHVLKVAVSETHRRKGIASAFFDQCLDQIPESIDNAFLEVRPANLAAIRLYEKAGFSVIGRRPAYYTDSGEDAMIMGKIFKGGSYERKNCN
- a CDS encoding PTS fructose transporter subunit IIA, giving the protein MVGIVIVTHGQFGDILIDTAETIFDTRLEAVAAVSIDLREHVEKLRKKINNGISEVSQNDGILIMTDMFGGTPSNLSYSFLEEGKIEVISGVNLPMLIKAVNLRKKETDLHAMGKTIETYGKKSISLASELVKGNKRE
- the rapZ gene encoding RNase adapter RapZ; amino-acid sequence: MKKLKIIIITGLSGSGKSTAIAALEDAGFYCVDNLPAELLPKFLELPIQRDSDIHGFAFVMDLREKRFLSTYGPVLDELRQKNYNFEILFLEAEETALVKRYSETRRHHPLAQDKPLLEGIREEKKLLEPLRNSATRVLDTTKYNIHDLKSIIFDIVKSSLDAIPMRIQVISFGFKHGIPPDTDIIMDVRFIVNPFFVPHLKTKTGRDETVQQFVLNNPVAREFIDRFQSLLNFLIPLYEKEGKAYLTIAIGCTGGQHRSVVIAEAICENIKRPGRPIHITHRDINVNA
- a CDS encoding PTS sugar transporter subunit IIA — protein: MPRHEIFSHMNILDFLYKETINTDLQATDKKGVLEELTLPVSRITQVDHKELVRVLIEREHLGSTGIGGGIGIPHGKLKNLSELILGFGLSRKGVNFDAIDKKPTHIFFLLLTPDNSAGIHLRLLAQISKLLKDEGFKTRLLEAAETDDVIRTIQEVDEEF
- the raiA gene encoding ribosome-associated translation inhibitor RaiA encodes the protein MQTSVTFKNIEPSENLKSYVTNKLQKFDKLLDNPAEANVVLSVEKIRHITEIKLIGDRLNLNCREESNDMYSSIDLALDKLEKQLKKNKQKIRKHRQGPRGEMKEMAMQQAPNPGPAAEAEEDAPPRIRVQNIEYKPMDIEEASMQLELIPDNFLVFTNARTNQINVIYRRNDGDIGLIQPL